In the Moraxella osloensis genome, GTTCGTCCACTCTGGTCCTCTCGTACTAGGAGCAGATCCTCTCAAATTTCCAACGCCCACGGTAGATAGGGACCGAACTGTCTCACGACGTTCTAAACCCAGCTCGCGTACCTCTTTAAATGGCGAACAGCCATACCCTTGGGACCTGCTTCAGCCCCAGGATGAGATGAGCCGACATCGAGGTGCCAAACACCGCCGTCGATATGAACTCTTGGGCGGTATCAGCCTGTTATCCCCAGAGTACCTTTTATCCGTTGAGCGATGGCCCTTCCATACAGAACCACCGGATCACTAAGACCTACTTTCGTATCTGCTCGACTTGTGGGTCTCGCAGTTAAGCGCGCTTTTGCCTTTATACTCTTCGAACGATTTCCGACCGTTCTGAGCGCACCTTCGTACTCCTCCGTTACTCTTTAGGAGGAGACCGCCCCAGTCAAACTACCCACCATACATTGTCCTCAGCTCTGTTAAGCTTGAGTTAGAACCCCAACATTACCAGGGTGGTATTTCAAGGATGGCTCCACAGACACTGGCGTGCCTGCTTCAAAGCCTCCCACCTATCCTACACAGGTAAGGTCAAAGTTCAATGTAAAGCTGTAGTAAAGGTTCACGGGGTCTTTCCGTCTAGCCGCGGGTACACAGCATCTTCACTGCGATTTCGATTTCACTGAGTCTCTGCTGGAGACAGCGCCGCCATCATTATGCCATTCGTGCAGGTCGGAACTTACCCGACAAGGAATTTCGCTACCTTAGGACCGTTATAGTTACGGCCGCCGTTTACTGGGGCTTCGATCAAGAGCTTCGCCTTGCGGCTGACCCCATCAATTAACCTTCCAGCACCGGGCAGGCATCACACCCTATACGTCCACTTTCGTGTTTGCAGAGTGCTGTGTTTTTAATAAACAGTTGCAGCGGCCTGGTATCTGCGACTGCCAATAGCTTTGTAGTGCGTGACTACTCACCATCGGCAGCGTACCTTCTCCCGAAGTTACGGTACCATTTTGCCTAGTTCCTTCAGCAGAGTTCTCTCAAGCGCCTTGGTATTCTCTACCTGACCACCTGTGTCGGTTTCGGGTACGATTTGTTTATGACTATCGCTTAGAAGCTTTTCCTGGAAGCAGGGTATTTGCCACTTCGCTGTACAAGTACAGCTTGCTATCAGATCTCATTAATAGTCTAGCGGATTTGCCTACTAAACCTAACTACATCCTTCCACTTGGACAACCATCGCCAAGCTGGCATAACCTTCTCCGTCCCTCCATCGCATCATAAACAAGTATCGGAATATTAACCGATTTCCCATCGACTACGCCTTTCGGCCTCGCCTTAGGGGTCGACTCACCCAGCCCCGATTAACGTTGGACTGGAACCCTTGGTCTTCCGGCGTGCGAGCTTTTCACTCGCATTGTCGTTACTCACGTCAGCATTCGCTCTTGTGATACCTCCAGCATGCTTTACAACACACCTTCACAGGCTTACACAATGCTCCCCTACCACTTAATTGAAACAATTAAATCCGCAGCTTCGGCTCCTAGTTTGAGCCCCGTTACATCTTCCGCGCAGGCCGACTCGACTAGTGAGCTATTACGCTTTCTTTAAAGGATGGCTGCTTCTAAGCCAACCTCCTAGCTGTCTGTGCCTTCCCACATCGTTTCCCACTTAACTAGGAATTTGGGGCCTTAGCTGGCGGTCTGGGTTGTTTCCCTCTTGACGACGGACGTTAGCACCCGCCGTCTGTCTCCCGGATATCACTCATCGGTATTCGGAGTTTGCATCGGTTTGGTAAGTCGGGATGACCCCCTAGCCGAAACAGTGCTCTACCCCCAATGGTGTTCGTCCGAGGCGCTACCTAAATAGCTTTCGGGGAGAACCAGCTATCACCGAGTTTGATTAGCCTTTCACCCCTATCCACAAGTCATCCCCTGGCTTTTCAACGACAGTGGGTTCGGTCCTCCGGTAACTGTTACGTCACTTTCAACCTGCTCATGGATAGATCACTCGGTTTCGGGTCTATACCCTGCAACTAGACGCCCTATTAAGACTCGGTTTCCCTACGGCTCCCCTATTCGGTTAACCTTGCTACAGAATATAAGTCGCTGACCCATTATACAAAAGGTACGCCGTCACCCCGCTACTTAATTATTCTGCCAGTCGCTTGATTAAGGACTGGTAAACTTTGCCATGATGTTTGAGCGTTTGCTCTCTTCTCATTGCTAATTGTTTTGTTTGATATGCTTCATAGTATAGTAGTTGCCATTGCTGGTAACTGGTCGATTTGTTTCCACCACTGTTATGGGCGGCAAATCGTTGTCTTAGGTCTGATGTGTATCCACAATAATGCGAACCATCTTCACCTTTGAGTATATATACGTAGAACATTATCATTCCAAAATAATTAAGTAGCGGGGCTCCGACTGCTTGTATGCACACGGTTTCAGGTTCTATTTCACTCCCCTCACAGGGGTTCTTTTCGCCTTTCCCTCACGGTACTGGTTCACTATCGGTCAGTCAGGAGTATTTAGCCTTGGAGGATGGTCCCCCCATCTTCAGACAGAATTTCTCGTGTTCCGCCCTACTTAATATGCTTCTTATAACCTTTCGAGTACGGGATTATCACCCTCTACGATTGACCTTTCCAAGTCATTCCTCTAAATTATAATCAGTCGGCTCCTCCCCGTTCGCTCGCCGCTACTAGGGGAATCTCTATTGATGTCTTTTCCTCGGGTTACTGAGATGTTTCACTTCTCCCGGTTTGCCCCCCGCTATAAAATATAGCGGGGTACCTGTCTTATGACAAGTGGGTTTCCCCATTCAGATATCGCCGGATCACAGGATATTGCCGCCTCCCCGACGCTTTTCGCAGGCTGTCACGTCTTTCATCGCCTCTGACTGCCAAGGCATCCACCATGTGCACTTCATTACTTGACTATACAACCCTAAATAGCTTCATCTGTTGCCAAATGAGTGACAGCTATTACTTGCTTTGCATCTCGAAATAATTCGAGATTTCAAGCAAGTGCTTACTGCACTTTTCTATTTGAGTTATATTCGTAATGGTAACGATCTTCACCTATGTTTACGCTTGATTCAGTTCTCTTTACTTTTATACCGCACCTGTCTGCTAAAGGCAGCAAGGTGCGGTAAAGGTTAATTATCTTCGTTGGAACTTGATAATTAACCCAGACTCATTTCTCTATGTTGTTATTGAATTATCAGACCTTCGTCAGGTCGTGATTTCTGATAAAACAGATTGAAGTAATCTCTTAATACTTACTAAATTACTCTGTCTGCTTTATAACGTTAAGCTAATTATGGTGGAGCCAAGGAGAGTCGAACTCCTGACCTCCTGCGTGCAAGGCAGGCGCTCTACCAACTGAGCTATGGCCCCGCTACTTAATTACTGTAGCTGGTTAAAGTTTTATGTATCTTTACTCGATTAAGTAACGACTCAATTAAGTAGCGGTACATAGGTTTCGCTAAGTTCGCTTGCGCTTACTAAGCTCATCTAATGGTGGGTCTAATAAGACTTGAACTTATGACCCCTGCCTTATCAAGGCAGTGCTCTAACCAACTGAGCTATAGACCCCGAGAACCGTTAAAAAATTGCATCGCAATTTTAGGTTCGAGCTAAAATCCTTTGCTAAGGATTTTAGTCTTAGCCTTGCTATTTGCGCTGCTGTAGATTAACGATTATTAGCTTATTTATACACAAGAACAACTTGCTGTGAATTCTCACTTAGTGCTTTAGTTAAGGAGGTGATCCAGCCGCAGGTTCCCCTACGGCTACCTTGTTACGACTTCACCCCAGTCATCGACCACACCGTGGTAAGCGCCCTCTTTCGTTAGGCTACCTACTTCTGGTGCAATAGACTCCCATGGTGTGACGGGCGGTGTGTACAAGGCCCGGGAACGTATTCACCGCGGCATTCTGATCCGCGATTACTAGCGATTCCGACTTCATGGAGTCGAGTTGCAGACTCCAATCCGGACTACGATAGGCTTTTTGAGATTAGCATCACATCGCTGTGTAGCAACCCTCTGTACCTACCATTGTAGCACGTGTGTAGCCCTGGTCGTAAGGGCCATGATGACTTGACGTCGTCCCCGCCTTCCTCCAGTTTGTCACTGGCAGTATCCTTAAAGTTCCCGGCTTAACCCGCTGGCAAATAAGGAAAAGGGTTGCGCTCGTTGCGGGACTTAACCCAACATCTCACGACACGAGCTGACGACAGCCATGCAGCACCTGTATGTGAGTTCCCGAAGGCACTCTCTCATCTCTGAAAGATTCTCACTATGTCAAGACCAGGTAAGGTTCTTCGCGTTGCATCGAATTAAACCACATGCTCCACCGCTTGTGCGGGCCCCCGTCAATTCATTTGAGTTTTAACCTTGCGGCCGTACTCCCCAGGCGGTCTACTTATCGCGTTAACTGCGCCACTAAAGTCTCAAGGACCCCAACGGCTAGTAGACATCGTTTACGGCGTGGACTACCAGGGTATCTAATCCTGTTTGCTACCCACGCTTTCGAATCTCAGTGTCAATATTATGCCAGGAAGCTGCCTTCGCCATCGGTATTCCTCCAGATCTCTACGCATTTCACCGCTACACCTGGAATTCTACTTCCCTCTCACATATTCTAGCACCACCAGTATCACATGCAGTTCCCAGGTTAAGCCCGGGGATTTCACATGTGACTTAATGAGCCACCTACACTCGCTTTACGCCCAGTAATTCCGATTAACGCTCGCACCCTCTGTATTACCGCGGCTGCTGGCACAGAGTTAGCCGGTGCTTATTCTGCAGGTAACGTCTAATCTAATGGGTATTAACCATTAGCCTCTCCTCCCTGCTTAAAGTGCTTTACAACCAAAAGGCCTTCTTCACACACGCGGCATGGCTGGATCAGGGTTGCCCCCATTGTCCAATATTCCCCACTGCTGCCTCCCGTAGGAGTCCGGACCGTGTCTCAGTTCCGGTGTGACTGATCATCCTCTCAGACCAGTTACAGATCGTCGCCTTGGTGGGCCTTTACCCCACCAACTAGCTAATCTGATTTAGGCTCATCTAATAGCAAGAGCTTGCGCCCCCTTTCACCCGTAGGTCGTATGCGGTATTAATTCGAGTTTCCCCGAGCTATCCCCCACTACTAGGTAGATTCCTAAATGTTACTCACCCGTCCGCCACTAATCATCTCTAGCAAGCTAGAGAGTCATCGTTCGACTTGCATGTGTTAAGCCTGCCGCCAGCGTTCAATCTGAGCCATGATCAAACTCTTCAGTTTAATCTTTCTATCTATTGTCACCGCGTAGCGGTGTCAATAGATTTAATTTGTTGACTCAATTATTTATACTGTCTTTGCTCAAATAAACTTACGAGTATCTTCACTCTGACAATATAATTAATTAAAGTCTTAATTTTATCGCCCTAAGTGAAAATCCACACAAGTTGTTCTTGTGTTCGTTGTTATTTAGTGTACCAAAGATATCGTCTATCATTTGGTGAGTTTGATATTGTAATACGCTTTGGTTTACTCTGTCAAGCTTTATTTTAATTCTTTCTAAGCTTCGTAACTTGTTTACTTATTTGTAAACTCTTTGTCGCTCAGTGGTGGCGTATTATACGTGAATTGGAATGGGTGTCAACAGGAAAATATAACTAATTTTAAATTAATTGCTAACTTTCTTTTATACTGATGATTTTATTCATATTTTAACTGTTTAAAAAACTCAAATCTTCTTCTGGACGCTTGGTAAACACTTCACAGCCGTTCTCGGTAACCATCAGTGTGTGTTCCCATTGGGCGGACAATTTACGGTCTTTAGTAATCACTGTCCATTTATCGGGTAAGGTTTTGGTTTGCCATACACCTTGGTTAATCATTGGTTCAATGGTAAATGTCATGCCTGTCGTCAGTTGTAGACCGGTATTTTTTTTACCATAGTGCAGAATTTGTGGTTCATCATGGTATACGTCACTAATTCCATGTCCGCAATATTCTCTTACTACGCTAAAACGCTCTGGCTCTGCCACCGCTTGAATCGCTGCGCCAATATCGCCTACATAGGCGCCATTGCGAACAGCTTTCATTCCTGCGTATAGTGCGTCTTGGGCGATTTTGCAGATACGCTGCGCCATGATTGAGCCTTCACCGATAATCCACATTTTTGAAGTATCGCCATGATAGCCATCTTTTATCACTGTGACATCGATATTGACGATATCGCCATCTTTTAGGATACGGCTGTCATCGGGAATACCGTGACAAACCACATGGTTGATTGAAGTACAAAGCGTGTGCTGGTAGCCATGATAGCCGACATTGGCAGGAATGGCTTTTTGGACATCAACAATATAGTCGTGGGCAAGCTTGTCTAATGCCCCTGTCGTTACACCTTCTTTGACATATTCATCTAACATCACTAAAACGTCGGCGGCTAATTTACCAGCGACGCGCATTTTTTCAACGGCTTCAGGGTTATTTAATAGTGTTTTCATACAATAATTATCTGATTTTGCAAAAATTTAAGAAGACGTATTATAGCCCTTTTCGCCTTGTTCACAAAACTACTATTTGTTTAAACAGTTGTTACTTGAATTTTGTATGGGTTGTAACTATTGTGATGTTCTACAATGACAACAAGGGTTAGGAACGTCTATGGCTAATTCAATTAATATCGATACACAGAAGTATGTAAGACCTTCTGAAGCTGAAATCAAGGCAAATTTGAATGATGAGCAATATTATGTGACACAGCAAAACGGCACTGAACGCCCTTTTAGCCATGAGTATGATCACCAATTTGAACGTGGTATCTATGTGGATATTGTCAGCGGTGAGCCGCTTTTTAGCTCATCAGATAAGTATGACTCAGGTTGTGGTTGGCCCGCCTTTAGCAAACCGATTGATACCGCAGTAATCAATGAATTGTTTGATGACAGTCACGGTATGCGACGTACTGAAGTGCGTAGCCGTGTGGCTGATTCGCATTTAGGCCATGTGTTTAATGACGGTCTTCCTGAGCTTGGCGGCATGCGCTATTGCATCAATGGCGCGTCGCTACGTTTTATCCCTTTAAATGAGATGGAACAAGAAGGTTATGGTGACTTAATCGGATTGGTTGAATAATCGCCATGTGATTTTGCTAAAACATATAGCTTAACCATATAAAAATATGTTAAAATAGCAGTTTGTCATTTTATCTTGAAATGGCAAATTGCTTTTTTTATTTACTAACATGACACACACATTGCTATTTTCAAGCTGACAAGCTTGATAAGAGTTAAGCTGGGTGTTTGCAAATTTGATTAATTAAAATCCTGTAGATTTTGATGCGTGTTTGCAAATCGGCTTAATCGGTAATGTGGAGGCATAACCCAACTTTACTTAAGGAAATCTCATGGCGTCAGCTAATCCTACCCAAGTTTCAATGCGTGATCTTTTAGAAGCCGGTGCACACTTTGGTCACCAAACTCGTTTTTGGAATCCAAAAATGGGCAAATTTATTTTTGGTGCACGTAACAAAATCCACATCATCAACCTTGAGCATACAGTTAAAGCGATGAACGAAGCACTAAACTTCGTTAACCGTGAAGCAGCACGTGGCAACAAAGTACTATTTGTTGGTACTAAACGTGCAGCAAGCAATGTTATTAGCGAACAAGCCGCTCGCGCTGGTATGCCGTATGTTGACCATCGCTGGTTAGGTGGTATGTTAACCAACTGGAAAACCATCCGTCAGTCAATTACGCGTTTGAAAGAATACGAAAAACAAGCTGAAGATGGTACGTTTGCTAAGTTAACCAAACGTGAAGCGTTAGAGCGTACTCGTGAAATGGAAAAACTTGAGCGTGCCTTAGGCGGTATCAAAAACATGAACGGTTTACCTGATGCAATTTTTGTGGTTGACGTTGACCATGAAGCGATTGCAATCAAAGAAGCAAAAAACTTAGGTATCCCTGTTATTGGTATCGTTGATACAAACTCAAACCCAGATGACGTAGATTATGTCATTCCTGCCAATGACGATGCGATTCGTGCGGTAACGCTATACGTATCAGCGGTTGCAGATGCAATTATCGCTGGTAAAGAATACGCTAAAACTCAAGGCGGCAAAGCAGCAAATCAAGAAGAAGCAGTAACTGAAGCACCCGCAGAAGCTGCGGCAGAATAAGGGTTATCGCCGTATCATAGCAGCGCATTGTTTAGGTTGTTATGATACTGTCATCAAAATTTTATAAACTAACTTTGATGGGTAAACACAAAATTAGCTTCTAAAAATTCGAATTTGTAGCGTAATATTAAAGGGCAAAAATCACCAATTTTTGTCCTTTAATCTTCAAATTTTTAGACAATAAACAACCCAATTCTCATCTATAATGATAATCAATTGAGGTATCTCATGGCAGAAATTAGTGCAAAACTGGTAAAAGAATTACGTGACCGTACAGGTCTTGGTATGATGGAATGTAAAAAAGCCCTGCAAGAAGCAGACGGCGACATCGAAACCGCAATCGATAACCTGCGTAAATCAGGTCAAGCAAAAGCTGCTAAAAAAGCAGGTAACATTGCTGCTGATGGCGCTATCATTATCGCCCAAGAAGGTAACAAAGCCTTACTACTTGAAGTAAACTGTCAAACTGACTTCGTGGCAAAAGATGCTAACTTCACCGCATTTGCGAACAAAGTAGCTGAACTTGCACTTGCCAACAATACCACTGATGTAGCGGCTATCTCTGCATTGCCGTATGGCGATGGTCAAACGGTTGAAGAAGCCCGTGTTGAGCTCGTACAAAAAATCGGCGAAAACATCCAAGTACGCCGTGCAGAAGTGATTGAAGGTGACAACCTAGCCTCTTACCGTCACGGTATTCGTATTGGTGTAGTGGTTTCTGTTGAAGGCGGTAACGCTGACACCGCAAAACACGTTGCGATGCAAGTTGCGGCATTCAACCCAATCGCTGTTGATGAAGCCAATGTACCTGCTGATACGCTAGCGCGTGAAAAAGACATCATCGAAGCGAAAGCGAAAGAATCTGGCAAACCAGATGCCGTAATTGAAAAAATGATTACGGGTGGTCTACAAAAGTACTTGAACGAAGTAACTTTGCTGAACCAACCTTACGTTATCGACAACGAGAAAAAAGTTGGTGATATATTAAAATCTGAAGGTATGACGGTTAAAGCATTCAAACGCTTAGAAGTGGGTGAAGGCATCGAGAAAAAACAAGAAAACTTCGCTGAAGAAGTGGCGGCGGCTCAAGCAGCAGCAGCTAAATAATAAGTGACAACCGCTAGGTCGTAGACTTGTTAAAAATACCCCATAAATTTGGGGTATTTTTTTGTCTAATTTTTTTATTTTTTAAATTCAAAAAAGCGCGTTGAAGGCTCGCTTTTTTATGTCAAGCGCTTATTTATATGTAAGGCGATTAATTGGCTGCGGCTAACGCTTGCTCAAGGTCAGCTTTGATGTCGTCAATATGCTCAATACCAATGGATAAACGAATCATGTCTTCGCTGACACCTGCTTTTTGCAACTCTTCAGCATTTAACTGGCGGTGTGTAGTAGTGGCGGGGTG is a window encoding:
- the map gene encoding type I methionyl aminopeptidase, which translates into the protein MKTLLNNPEAVEKMRVAGKLAADVLVMLDEYVKEGVTTGALDKLAHDYIVDVQKAIPANVGYHGYQHTLCTSINHVVCHGIPDDSRILKDGDIVNIDVTVIKDGYHGDTSKMWIIGEGSIMAQRICKIAQDALYAGMKAVRNGAYVGDIGAAIQAVAEPERFSVVREYCGHGISDVYHDEPQILHYGKKNTGLQLTTGMTFTIEPMINQGVWQTKTLPDKWTVITKDRKLSAQWEHTLMVTENGCEVFTKRPEEDLSFLNS
- the msrB gene encoding peptide-methionine (R)-S-oxide reductase MsrB; this translates as MANSINIDTQKYVRPSEAEIKANLNDEQYYVTQQNGTERPFSHEYDHQFERGIYVDIVSGEPLFSSSDKYDSGCGWPAFSKPIDTAVINELFDDSHGMRRTEVRSRVADSHLGHVFNDGLPELGGMRYCINGASLRFIPLNEMEQEGYGDLIGLVE
- the rpsB gene encoding 30S ribosomal protein S2, with the translated sequence MASANPTQVSMRDLLEAGAHFGHQTRFWNPKMGKFIFGARNKIHIINLEHTVKAMNEALNFVNREAARGNKVLFVGTKRAASNVISEQAARAGMPYVDHRWLGGMLTNWKTIRQSITRLKEYEKQAEDGTFAKLTKREALERTREMEKLERALGGIKNMNGLPDAIFVVDVDHEAIAIKEAKNLGIPVIGIVDTNSNPDDVDYVIPANDDAIRAVTLYVSAVADAIIAGKEYAKTQGGKAANQEEAVTEAPAEAAAE
- the tsf gene encoding translation elongation factor Ts produces the protein MAEISAKLVKELRDRTGLGMMECKKALQEADGDIETAIDNLRKSGQAKAAKKAGNIAADGAIIIAQEGNKALLLEVNCQTDFVAKDANFTAFANKVAELALANNTTDVAAISALPYGDGQTVEEARVELVQKIGENIQVRRAEVIEGDNLASYRHGIRIGVVVSVEGGNADTAKHVAMQVAAFNPIAVDEANVPADTLAREKDIIEAKAKESGKPDAVIEKMITGGLQKYLNEVTLLNQPYVIDNEKKVGDILKSEGMTVKAFKRLEVGEGIEKKQENFAEEVAAAQAAAAK